Proteins co-encoded in one Candidatus Pelagibacter sp. RS40 genomic window:
- a CDS encoding glycosyltransferase family 4 protein encodes MSKIPKNRNKKLKVWILQTGEPLIIDDVNPRPMRGMNLASKLVERGHEVIFFSSKFNHQKKRQRKHKEKLIKFNSKLSFYLIDSPGYKNNISFKRLYDHIILGYNLKKTLYSKLDLPDIVFIGYPPIEVSYVMSEWLKKKKIPYILDIKDQWPDLIIEAFPKKIRLLIKFILYPYYYFAISTMKSANSLTSMSKSYLKWGQKFAKKIKIENDKILPLVPGRKNLDADKIKFANEWCELNFINKEKDFNIIFLGTMSQAFEFETVIKCAKEFQNSNVKFIFCGDGELKNSLIRKTNNIKNIFFSGWIEEEKISAIANRCSLAIAPYRNIKNFRDNIPNKIIDYLSFGLPILSSLTGEVKSLLDKEKIGFSYNEQSCTSLKQKIIKFIDDKETMKLYSKNAYKLYCTKYTYDIVYGDAVDLIEKIYKTSQL; translated from the coding sequence ATGTCAAAAATTCCTAAGAATCGAAATAAAAAGTTAAAAGTATGGATTTTACAAACTGGGGAACCATTAATTATCGACGACGTAAACCCAAGACCTATGAGGGGAATGAATCTCGCAAGTAAATTAGTTGAAAGAGGACATGAAGTAATTTTTTTTTCAAGTAAATTTAATCATCAAAAAAAAAGACAAAGAAAACATAAAGAAAAATTAATTAAGTTTAATTCTAAACTTTCTTTTTATTTGATTGATAGTCCTGGTTATAAAAATAACATAAGTTTTAAAAGATTATATGATCACATTATTTTAGGATATAATTTAAAAAAAACATTATATTCAAAATTAGACTTACCAGACATAGTTTTCATTGGTTACCCTCCTATAGAAGTATCTTATGTTATGAGTGAATGGCTTAAAAAAAAAAAAATCCCCTATATATTAGATATTAAAGATCAATGGCCAGATTTAATAATTGAGGCTTTTCCAAAAAAAATCAGACTACTTATTAAGTTTATTTTATATCCTTATTATTATTTTGCGATTAGTACTATGAAAAGTGCTAACTCGTTGACCTCAATGTCAAAATCGTACTTAAAATGGGGTCAAAAATTTGCAAAAAAAATAAAAATTGAAAATGATAAAATTTTGCCTTTGGTTCCTGGTCGAAAAAATTTAGATGCTGATAAAATCAAATTTGCGAATGAATGGTGTGAATTAAACTTTATTAATAAGGAAAAAGATTTTAATATAATATTTCTTGGCACAATGTCCCAAGCATTTGAATTTGAAACAGTTATAAAATGTGCAAAGGAATTTCAAAATAGTAATGTAAAATTTATATTTTGTGGTGATGGAGAATTGAAAAATTCCCTTATAAGAAAAACAAATAATATAAAAAATATTTTTTTTTCAGGATGGATTGAAGAGGAAAAAATAAGTGCTATTGCTAATAGATGTTCATTAGCAATAGCTCCATATAGAAACATTAAAAATTTTAGAGATAATATTCCCAATAAAATTATTGATTATTTATCTTTTGGACTTCCTATATTATCATCTTTAACTGGTGAGGTTAAATCTCTATTAGACAAAGAAAAAATAGGTTTTAGTTATAACGAACAATCTTGCACATCCTTAAAACAAAAGATAATTAAATTTATTGATGATAAAGAAACGATGAAATTATATAGTAAAAATGCTTACAAACTATATTGCACTAAATATACCTACGATATCGTTTATGGTGATGCAGTTGATTTAATAGAAAAAATATATAAAACAAGCCAATTATAA
- a CDS encoding nucleotide sugar dehydrogenase, whose amino-acid sequence MKKNRSIEKYKVGVIGLGYVGLPRALQFCKKKISVIGFDIDKKKISKLNNGESYLTNVKSNEIKKYINNGSFIPTSDFSYIRYVNNVIICLPTPLKKNYDPDLSYLKNTFKIIKKFLIKKQMICLESTSYPGTTFEVFVKPLKKKFSIGKDFYVSFSPERNDPGLKIDISTIPKIVSGYSKNCIIKADNLYKKIFQKVIKVKTLEIAEMTKIYENVFRAVNIGFVNEMKKICSAMNIDITNVIESAKTKPFGFMPFYPGPGLGGHCIPIDPFYLSWKAKKLGIKTEFIKISGKINRSMPSWIIKKVFEYFKQKQKYLKKDLKNMKFLILGISYKRDINDLRESPALEIINQLLKFKASVEFYDPFFSRIPVTREFNLQKVKKTSLDKSKISKFDATILVTDHSKVDYKKILKYSKVIFDTRNKLRSHNNKKVIKL is encoded by the coding sequence ATGAAAAAAAATAGATCAATTGAAAAATATAAAGTGGGTGTTATTGGTTTAGGTTATGTTGGATTACCTCGAGCTTTACAATTTTGTAAAAAAAAAATAAGTGTGATTGGTTTTGACATAGATAAAAAAAAAATTAGTAAATTAAATAATGGTGAGAGTTATTTGACAAATGTAAAAAGTAACGAGATAAAAAAATATATAAATAATGGTTCATTTATCCCAACTTCAGATTTTTCTTATATCAGATATGTAAATAATGTAATTATATGTTTGCCTACACCCTTAAAAAAAAATTATGATCCTGATCTATCTTATTTAAAAAACACTTTTAAGATAATAAAAAAATTTCTTATAAAAAAACAAATGATCTGTTTAGAGTCAACTTCTTACCCAGGTACTACATTTGAAGTCTTCGTAAAACCATTGAAAAAAAAATTTTCAATAGGTAAAGATTTTTATGTAAGCTTTTCACCAGAAAGAAACGATCCAGGATTGAAAATTGATATAAGTACTATACCAAAAATTGTGAGCGGTTACTCCAAAAATTGTATTATAAAGGCTGACAATTTGTACAAAAAAATATTTCAAAAAGTAATTAAAGTTAAAACTTTAGAAATAGCTGAAATGACGAAGATTTATGAGAATGTCTTTAGAGCAGTTAATATTGGATTTGTGAATGAAATGAAAAAAATTTGTAGCGCGATGAACATTGACATAACTAATGTAATTGAATCTGCAAAAACTAAACCATTTGGATTTATGCCATTTTATCCAGGTCCTGGACTAGGAGGTCATTGCATACCAATCGATCCATTTTATTTAAGCTGGAAAGCAAAAAAATTAGGCATAAAAACAGAATTTATTAAAATTTCAGGAAAAATAAATAGGTCAATGCCAAGCTGGATAATTAAAAAAGTCTTTGAATATTTCAAACAAAAACAGAAGTACTTAAAAAAAGATTTAAAAAATATGAAATTTTTGATTTTAGGAATTTCATATAAAAGAGATATTAATGACTTAAGAGAAAGCCCCGCGTTGGAAATAATCAATCAGCTTTTAAAATTTAAAGCATCTGTTGAATTTTATGACCCATTTTTTTCTAGAATACCGGTAACAAGAGAATTCAACTTACAAAAAGTAAAAAAAACAAGTTTAGATAAAAGCAAAATTTCAAAATTTGATGCAACAATTTTGGTAACTGACCATTCCAAAGTTGATTATAAGAAAATTTTAAAATATTCAAAAGTCATTTTTGATACCAGAAATAAATTAAGAAGCCATAATAATAAAAAAGTAATTAAATTATAA
- a CDS encoding CDP-alcohol phosphatidyltransferase family protein has translation MSLNHKIPSRKNYFEHIYSIIAKKITPTFLNFTPNQITIISGIFGVIGSILLISSNHLILIISSVFIQIYSILDLVDGNIARQKNLQSNFGMWLDIFFDKLIDFLIIFILSISVYFHTSNENILIWGICLMGVVFSNQFVMVLNDTIFSKSRTGGTYFLENQNQKSKINFFLYSVNFYRAHLSLQHNTFLFLVSFFAITNQLVFGIYFLTIHGGISLILAIFANFLRIK, from the coding sequence ATGAGCTTAAATCATAAAATACCATCAAGAAAAAACTATTTTGAACATATATATTCAATCATTGCCAAAAAAATAACACCAACATTTTTAAATTTTACGCCAAATCAAATAACAATTATATCTGGAATATTTGGAGTGATTGGTTCTATCTTATTAATTTCAAGTAATCATTTAATATTAATAATCTCATCAGTATTTATTCAAATTTACTCAATTTTAGACTTAGTTGATGGCAATATTGCAAGACAAAAAAATCTCCAGTCAAATTTTGGCATGTGGCTGGATATATTTTTTGATAAATTAATTGATTTTTTAATAATTTTTATTTTGTCTATTAGTGTTTACTTTCACACATCTAATGAAAATATTCTAATTTGGGGAATTTGCTTAATGGGAGTAGTTTTTTCAAATCAATTTGTCATGGTTCTTAATGACACTATTTTTTCGAAGTCTAGAACAGGTGGCACCTACTTTCTTGAAAATCAAAATCAAAAAAGTAAAATAAATTTTTTTTTATATTCTGTTAATTTTTATAGAGCTCACTTATCACTCCAACACAATACCTTTTTATTTTTAGTTTCATTTTTTGCAATTACTAATCAATTAGTTTTTGGGATATATTTTTTAACAATACATGGTGGCATTTCGTTGATTCTTGCCATTTTTGCTAATTTTTTAAGAATAAAATAA
- the asnB gene encoding asparagine synthase (glutamine-hydrolyzing), giving the protein MCGFLGITGNNNFSDYSFNIAFNKLTHRGPDESRIITDNIVKLGFKRLKILDLSKNGSQPMSNINEGISIVFNGEIYNYKLIKKEMTDRGVKFFGSSDTEVLLNYYIFLGRDINLLLKNCNGMFSFALIDRFKKKIYIVRDRLGVKPLYYFEDKQKLIFSSEIKSIKYLIQKQIFNSDEAIYAYLKLGFIPTWLSIYKEIKAVHPGEFGEWDIVSKSLNFNKYWSTAIYNKRLKPCKIELKEIIKETLLDATKIRLNSDVPIGIFLSGGIDSGLVAASVKRLNFKNIKAHTIRFAGSDNDETELARTTANFLGLDLRIHEANVITLEDIKSNIKHFDYPFADPSSIVTDLICKKASKESTVVLTGDGGDEAFGGYREYIKLMKYNWVNNIPDKLLKKISILLSIIPNKRIRRISNRLNLNKISRIMWTHIYPFDDDLEYLLDKNFLSDNKFNAEIINMFADCKDENDYLNIAQTADLNCYLPSNVLIKTDMMSMKNSIELRSPFLDYRLIELGLSLPAKYKVNKNISKSILRDIAKDWLPSEVCTSAKRGFGVPLEKLLIKNKSLSEQVIDQIMCIEKYKFFSIKKLKKYLENKNFSNSYLRTIYKLYCLGVFLDNQ; this is encoded by the coding sequence ATGTGCGGATTTTTAGGAATTACAGGAAATAATAATTTTTCAGATTATTCATTTAATATTGCATTTAATAAGTTGACTCATAGAGGTCCAGATGAAAGCAGAATAATTACAGATAACATTGTTAAGCTTGGTTTTAAAAGATTAAAAATTTTAGATTTGAGTAAAAATGGCAGCCAACCAATGTCAAATATTAATGAAGGTATATCAATTGTTTTTAATGGAGAAATTTATAACTACAAATTAATCAAAAAAGAAATGACTGATAGAGGAGTCAAATTTTTTGGAAGCAGCGATACTGAAGTTTTGTTAAACTATTATATTTTTTTAGGCCGAGATATCAATTTATTATTAAAAAACTGCAATGGCATGTTTTCGTTTGCATTAATAGATAGGTTTAAAAAAAAAATTTATATTGTCAGAGATAGACTAGGTGTAAAGCCACTTTATTATTTTGAGGATAAACAAAAATTAATTTTTTCATCAGAAATTAAGTCAATTAAATATTTAATTCAGAAACAAATTTTTAATTCAGACGAAGCTATATATGCATATTTAAAATTAGGATTTATTCCTACTTGGTTGTCAATATATAAAGAAATAAAAGCAGTACATCCAGGTGAGTTTGGAGAATGGGATATTGTTTCAAAATCATTAAATTTTAACAAATATTGGTCTACAGCAATCTATAACAAAAGATTAAAACCTTGCAAGATAGAATTAAAAGAAATAATTAAAGAAACTTTACTCGATGCAACTAAAATAAGACTTAATTCAGATGTTCCAATAGGAATTTTTCTTAGTGGTGGTATTGACTCGGGATTAGTTGCAGCGTCTGTGAAAAGATTAAATTTTAAGAATATAAAAGCTCACACTATAAGATTTGCAGGATCAGATAACGATGAAACAGAATTAGCTAGAACCACTGCAAACTTTTTAGGATTAGATTTAAGAATTCATGAAGCAAATGTAATAACTTTAGAAGATATAAAGTCTAATATTAAACACTTTGATTACCCTTTTGCTGATCCGTCGTCAATCGTTACAGATTTAATTTGCAAGAAAGCTAGCAAAGAGTCTACTGTGGTTTTGACTGGAGATGGTGGAGATGAAGCATTCGGGGGATATAGAGAATATATAAAATTAATGAAGTATAATTGGGTAAATAATATTCCAGACAAGCTTCTAAAAAAGATCTCAATTTTGCTCTCTATAATACCTAACAAAAGAATCAGACGTATTTCAAATAGATTAAATCTAAATAAAATTTCAAGAATAATGTGGACTCACATTTATCCTTTTGATGATGATCTAGAATATTTACTAGATAAAAATTTTTTGTCAGATAATAAATTTAATGCAGAAATAATTAATATGTTTGCTGATTGTAAAGATGAAAACGATTATCTAAATATTGCACAAACTGCAGATTTAAATTGTTATTTACCAAGCAATGTTTTGATAAAAACAGATATGATGAGTATGAAAAACTCAATTGAACTGAGATCTCCTTTTTTAGATTATAGACTTATTGAACTAGGGTTATCTCTTCCTGCAAAATATAAAGTAAATAAAAATATATCAAAAAGTATTCTTAGAGATATTGCAAAAGATTGGCTGCCAAGTGAAGTTTGCACTAGTGCCAAGAGAGGATTTGGCGTACCTTTGGAAAAATTACTTATAAAAAATAAATCTTTATCAGAGCAGGTTATTGATCAAATCATGTGCATTGAAAAATATAAATTCTTTTCAATTAAAAAATTAAAAAAATATTTAGAAAATAAAAATTTTTCAAATTCCTATCTCAGAACAATTTATAAACTCTATTGTTTAGGAGTCTTTTTAGATAATCAATGA
- a CDS encoding glycosyltransferase, whose translation MNITFLIDNLNAGGAQRQICYLANLLQKNSDSVTLVTYRGNNFFLKELKKNKINYVSLKSNSKFLRILKIIKFLKFSKHDIVISYLRNPSLIAEISGFFGRNWKLIVSERNNHIKLNFFDKFVRRFFHLFADHLIVNSKTNLNEIKKNAPWLKKISLIHNYTDLNFFRPNNYIKKKEKENLNLIGVGKYSHQKNIINLLKAIHILKNQVPNIKLECNWYGDNFFQYKKNPYLKNIKLLIKKFGLKKIFYIHPATKNILNKYHNSSALILPSLYEGFPNVGCEAIACGLPILISNVSDNKILVKNSNGYLFDPNSPTDIAKKILSFYKLSQKDKKNMSLNSRKNAEILFNKYKYTKKHLRVINSIE comes from the coding sequence ATGAATATAACTTTCTTAATAGATAATCTTAATGCAGGTGGTGCACAGAGACAGATATGTTACTTAGCGAATTTGCTACAAAAAAATAGCGATAGTGTCACTTTGGTGACATACAGAGGTAATAATTTTTTTTTGAAAGAATTAAAGAAAAATAAAATAAATTATGTAAGTTTAAAAAGTAATAGTAAGTTTTTGAGAATATTAAAAATAATTAAATTTTTAAAATTTTCGAAACACGATATTGTTATTTCTTATTTGAGAAATCCTTCATTAATAGCTGAAATATCAGGTTTTTTTGGTAGAAATTGGAAATTAATTGTTTCCGAAAGAAATAACCACATAAAATTAAATTTTTTTGACAAGTTTGTTCGTAGATTTTTTCATTTATTTGCTGATCACTTAATAGTTAATTCAAAAACAAATCTTAATGAAATAAAAAAAAATGCTCCATGGTTAAAAAAGATTTCTTTAATTCATAATTATACTGATCTAAATTTTTTCAGGCCAAATAATTACATTAAAAAAAAAGAAAAGGAAAATTTAAATTTAATCGGTGTAGGCAAATATTCGCATCAAAAAAATATTATTAATTTATTAAAAGCAATTCATATTTTGAAAAATCAAGTGCCTAACATAAAATTAGAGTGTAATTGGTATGGTGACAATTTTTTTCAATACAAAAAAAATCCATATTTAAAAAATATAAAATTATTAATTAAGAAATTTGGACTAAAAAAAATATTTTACATACATCCAGCAACTAAAAATATTTTAAATAAATATCATAATTCTTCTGCTCTTATATTACCCTCTTTATATGAGGGTTTTCCAAACGTAGGTTGTGAGGCAATAGCTTGTGGTTTGCCAATACTAATAAGCAATGTATCTGATAATAAAATTTTAGTGAAAAACTCTAATGGATACCTATTTGATCCAAATAGTCCAACTGATATTGCGAAAAAAATTTTATCTTTTTATAAACTAAGCCAAAAAGACAAAAAAAATATGTCTCTTAATAGCAGGAAAAATGCTGAAATATTATTTAATAAATATAAATATACAAAAAAACATTTGAGAGTTATCAATTCAATAGAATAA